A stretch of Brassica rapa cultivar Chiifu-401-42 chromosome A08, CAAS_Brap_v3.01, whole genome shotgun sequence DNA encodes these proteins:
- the LOC117127385 gene encoding uncharacterized protein At4g04775-like: MTSSTTSSARFPRISNHGVPTRCWCGEGITTFGSSTAENRYRRFYRCQIARDRKTENHLFKWIDEALIDEIRMVDAKHERVAQEITKFEERVMEKVKSEIVRVEAEMSEKFKEKVNLEIARVAQDMKQKLKITTVAMVVVGAIVGIWTSLTV, from the exons ATGACCAGTTCGACGACTTCTTCTGCTCGTTTTCCTCGCATCTCTAATCATGGTGTGCCCACAAGATGTTGGTGTGGCGAGGGTATAACCACTTTTGGTTCATCGACGGCGGAGAATAGGTATCGACGATTCTACAGATGTCAAATCGCAAGAGAT AGAAAAACTGAGAATCATCTATTTAAATGGATTGATGAAGCTTTGATTGACGAGATACGGATGGTAGATGCGAAACATGAGAGAGTTGCTCAAGAGATTACAAAGTTTGAAGAAAGGGTTATGGAAAAAGTGAAGTCCGAAATTGTTAGAGTTGAAGCTGAGATGTCAGAAAAGTTCAAAGAGAAGGTGAACTTGGAGATTGCTAGAGTTGCACAGGATATGAAACAGAAGCTAAAGATTACGACGGTTGCTATGGTTGTTGTGGGAGCAATCGTGGGAATATGGACTTCTCTTACTGTCTGA
- the LOC103832280 gene encoding uncharacterized protein LOC103832280, with amino-acid sequence MLSFYRVLQIGPSTFDAELASRIIGPNIWLKNFDMDAMMYLFREKTTLRRWSPDRVAFLNCMFSNQIITAYGKFDGNRRGYKIDDNFLEYGRGELPYHGSTGSVWSVDVDRLYIPICVNQIHWISICVNLVNRTIDVFDCGGKKNNRVIEAFAVLIPRIVKAVQSPERKKDFNVKQYTVSYVPMRGLNMSGNDCGAYSLKFIECHLLGLDFSLVNDENIKEARHKIAFDLWEAANDAVLQSRMSTFKPPKRAPVKPVDLG; translated from the exons ATGCTTTCTTTTTACAGAGTACTTCAGATTGGGCCATCTACATTTGATGCAGAGTTAGCCTCGCGGATTATTGGGCCTAATATTTGGTTGAAGAACTTT GACATGGACGCCATGATGTATTTGTTTCGGGAGAAAACCACATTGCGTCGGTGGAGTCCAGACCGAGTCGCATTTTTGAACTGTATGTTCAGTAATCAGATTATCACGGCCTATGGGAAGTTTGATGGAAACAGGAGAGGGTACAAAATCGACGACAATTTTCTCGAGTATGGAAGAGGCGAGCTTCCATATCATGGAAGCACAGGTTCAGTATGGAGCGTTGATGTCGATCGTCTCTACATCCCTATATGTGTTAACCAAATCCACTGGATCTCTATTTGCGTCAATCTTGTGAACCGGACAATTGATGTCTTCGATTGTGGGGGTAAGAAGAACAACAGGGTCATCGAAGCTTTTGCCGTCCTCATTCCACGAATCGTCAAGGCAGTCCAGTCGCCAGAGAGGAAGAAAGATTTCAATGTGAAACAGTATACTGTTTCATATGTCCCCATGCGCGGCCTAAACATGAGTGGTAATGATTGTGGTGCTTATTCATTGAAGTTCATAGAGTGCCATCTACTTGGATTAGATTTCTCATTGGTGAACGACGAGAACATCAAAGAAGCCCGACACAAGATAGCTTTTGATCTTTGGGAAGCAGCAAATGATGCGGTCTTGCAATCTCGGATGTCTACATTTAAGCCTCCAAAACGTGCTCCGGTGAAACCTGTTGACCTCGGTTGA